The DNA window GAGGATGGCTATGTCTGGATCATGGCGCGCACCGATGACGTGATCAACGTCGCGGGCCATCGCCTATCTACTGGCGGGATGGAAGAAGTGCTCGCCAGCCACCCGGACGTGGCCGAATGCGCCGTCATCGGCGTCAGCGATCAACTCAAGGGACAACTGCCCGTGGGCTTCGTCTGCCTGACCAAAGGCGTCGACCGCCCACACGAGGAAATTACCGCCGAGTGCGTCAAGCTGGTGCGCGACCAGATCGGCCCGGTCGCGGCTTTCAAGCTGGCCGTGGTCGTGGACCGCCTGCCCAAGACCCGCTCGGGCAAGATCCTGCGCGCCACCATGGTCAAGATCGCCGACAATCAGGACTTCAAGATGCCCGCCACGATCGACGATCCCGCGATCCTGGACGAAATCAAGGATGCGCTTCGCACCATCGGCCTCGCCAAGTGAACGGAGGGCCTGCCGCAAAGCCCAAGCGCGCCATTGTCGCCGTGGCCTGTCTGCTCTGGCCCATGGCCAGCCAAGCCCAGGAGGCTCTCATGCGCCTGCCCCTGAACGAGCCCGGCCGCTGGACATATGTCGGTGACACGGTCATGGGCGGCGTCAGCGAAGGCGCGGCCCGCGTCGAAACCCAAAGTGGACAGCCTGTGCTGCGCCTGACAGGCCAGGTCAGTACCGCCAACAACGGCGGCTTCATCCAAACCCGCACCAAGCTCGACACAGCGCCGTCCGCCGATGCCTACGGTGTCGTGATAGAGGCCCGCGGCAACGATCAACGTTATTTCGTGCACCTTCGCACCACCGGCACCTCCCTGCCCTGGCAATACTACCAAGCGGCCTTCGACGTCACATCAGACTGGCGCGAATACAGGCTGCCTTTCGAGGCTTTCAAGCCGTCCGGCAACCTCCTGCGCGCGGTGCCCGACGCGGACAGCATCCGCAGCGTCGGGATCGTCGCCTTCGGGCGCAACCACCAGGCCGATATCAGCGTCCGCCTAGTTGGATTCTATTAAAGCGTTTCACCTTTCGCTGATGGCTCAGGTTAGGCGCGAAACGCCTTGATCAGCTGAACTGCTCTCGCAGCAGCCGTTCCTCCAGCCCGTGCCCCGGATCGAATAATATCCGGTGTTCAATGGTAGGATCGGACCGCACTTCGACCGACAGGACATTTCGGATGGAACTGCTGTCCGCATCCGCCATCACCGGCCGCTTATCGGGGTCCAAAACGTCGAACCGCACATGCGCGTTCTTGGGCAAGAGCGCCCCGCGCCACCGCCTGGGCCGGAACGCCGCCACCGCCGTCAGCGCCAGCACGTCCGATCCAATCGGCAGGATTGGTCCGTGTGCGCTGTAGTTATAGGCCGTGGACCCGGCAGGCGTCGCCAAAAGGCAGCCGTCGCAGCTCAGTTCTTCCAAGCGCAACCGCCCATCCACCGTGATCCGCAGCTTGGCCGCCTGCGGCCCCGCCCGCAGCAAAGACACCTCGTTGATCGCGAGCGCCTCGTGCGTTTGTCCGTCCTTGTCCGTGGCTGACATGAACAGCGGGTTTATGACTTCTTCCTCGGCCTCGTCCAGCCGCTC is part of the Roseovarius sp. THAF9 genome and encodes:
- a CDS encoding CIA30 family protein; protein product: MRLPLNEPGRWTYVGDTVMGGVSEGAARVETQSGQPVLRLTGQVSTANNGGFIQTRTKLDTAPSADAYGVVIEARGNDQRYFVHLRTTGTSLPWQYYQAAFDVTSDWREYRLPFEAFKPSGNLLRAVPDADSIRSVGIVAFGRNHQADISVRLVGFY
- a CDS encoding NAD kinase, with protein sequence MGNPQKIAFVASNVPIAQTARAALAARFGDATPEDADLIVALGGDGFMLETLHAVQKLGKPVYGMNRGTVGFLMNEYSESDLLERLDEAEEEVINPLFMSATDKDGQTHEALAINEVSLLRAGPQAAKLRITVDGRLRLEELSCDGCLLATPAGSTAYNYSAHGPILPIGSDVLALTAVAAFRPRRWRGALLPKNAHVRFDVLDPDKRPVMADADSSSIRNVLSVEVRSDPTIEHRILFDPGHGLEERLLREQFS